Genomic segment of Lepidochelys kempii isolate rLepKem1 chromosome 23, rLepKem1.hap2, whole genome shotgun sequence:
GATTGGATAGGAGCTAACGGGGGCGTGGTCTTTGAAACCTTCAGCAAGGCGGGACTTATTATGTCATCCCCTCCCTTTCCTCCCAGATTGGGTGAGAAAGGGAGGAGGCGCGGTCTTTGGAACGTTGTGTCAGGCCCGCCTCGGTGTACATCataccccttcccttccctgattgggtgggagggggggcgtgGTCTTTGGAAAGTTTTGTCAGGCCAGCCTCTGCGAACATcaacccccttcccttccctgattggatggcggggctggaggagggggcgTTGTCTTTGGGACGTTCCGTTTGGCCAGCTGGGGCAGCTCTCAGcgcgctcccattggctgggagtcgagggggagggaggtggtgggggCGTGGCCTACCCTGCTTGGGCGTCTCTGATTGGTCGAGGGTGGGTTTAGCTAATTAGGACCTTGGGGAgcagctggtggggtgggggtgttctAGGGGAAGCGCAGAGGTGAGTGGGGCAgagcgggcggggcgggggcgccGGCGCCCAGGGGAGCCACCCGCAGGGGCATGGGCTGGTCAGGGGACCCTGTGAAACCGGGGCGCAGGCAGCCCAGCGCGCCCCACGGACCAGGCGGGCtgagtcccccccccccagcgcttAACTGGGGCACAAGCAATTATTTCACTGACACGCCAGCCCGCACTGCCTGGCCCCCAAACCGCGGGAGCTGCTGAGCCCGGAGAGATCAGAGTCCCCCGCAGGGCGGGGACTGGccggccgggggggcggggaacggGGCCGGGGCCACTCCCGTTCAGGGGGCATCCGCTCCCCGTCCGGTCCCCTCTTCTTCTGGCTGCAGGGGCAGAGATGGCGCTGGCCCGGCTCGGGAAGGTGTTTCCCAAAACCAGCATCCTCTTCCTGTGCGACATGCAGGAGAAGTTCCGGCCCAACATCGCCCACTTCCCCCAGATCGTGGCCGTGGCAGCGCGCATGTTGCAGGTGAAATGCCCCCGGGGTATAGGGGTGCTgggttttgggtgggggggtcagaagggggtgctgggccctggcagtcagggctggccccagtgcACAACTGAGGGGTGCTGTCCCGTTGCCCCAGTGTTTTATGCAGCTGTCAAAAAGTGGgcccatcccaccccagaggtggctgcgtctCAGCGCCGGGTGAGGGGTCCAGCCCTTGGAAATGTGACGCTCAAGGAGGCAGCTGatgtccccggggggggggggaggttgcgCTTTCTGGGTGTCCTGATGAAAACAGGGCAGAAAGGGCCAAAGGACTATTAGGCAGTTGCAGACGCGGGCCACTGGATGGCGGCCTAACCCTGGAGGATTGATGGTCATTAGCACCCCATGAAATATTTTCTACTATTTATAATAGTTCGGGAAGGGTTGGTGGGAATTCCATGTTATTTCGTTTTATCCAGCCTGGGTCAGGACCCGCCCTTTGGGGCAGGTCTAGGAGGTGTTGGGACCTGCCCCTGAAGGGGTGGGGCCTGTAGGGGGGGAGCTTTTAATTTTTCACATTTCCAAAAATCACCAGACTTTCATGATAATGCTGAGCATTCACCCCCTCCCATAAAGCTTATCTCTAActgctagaccccactcctctcccagagcccaggaagagaacccaggagtcctggctcccagccccccccgctctaaccagcccccccactccccaggtgGCACGGCTGCTGGAGATCCCGGTGGTGGTGACGGAGCAGTACCCCCAGGGGCTGGGCCCCACAGTCCCTGAGCTGGGGGCTGAGGGGCTGAAGAAGTTCCCCAAGACCTGCTTCAGCATGCTGGTCCCGGAGGTGGAGCAGGAGCTGGGGGCACTGCCCCACCTGCGCTCTGTGCTCCTGTGTGGCATTGAGACCCAGGCCTGCATCAtggtagctggggggggggctgggaggggacccAGGAGTCTGGGTCAGTGCTCTTGTGAGAAGCTACCCACTggggataggacccaggagtccaaGTCAGCCTTGTACCCCCCAACAAACACTGTCTGGgccagggaagggcagggggtcCAGGCTGGCTGGGCCTTGGCTGGGCCTTggctgtgatgggggtggggggagaggtttgggctggctggggcagagctgtggtgagggagtggaaggaggggggtctgggCTGGCTGGGCCTTGGCTATGATGCGGGAGGGGAGAGGTGGTCCGGGCTGGCTGGGCCAGGGCTGTGAtggggggatgggagtggaggTCCAGGCTGGCTGGGCCTTGGCTGTCCTAGGGGGGGTCCAGGCTGGCTGGGCCAGGGCTGTGATGAGGGGATGGGGGGTCCAGGCTggctgggccagggctctgacccatctccctctccccagaGCACAGCGCTCGACGCCCTGGAGCGGGGACTGGATGTTCACGTGGTGGCCGATGCATGCTCCTCCAGAAGgtctggctgtggggctgagaTGGTGGCAGACAGGGGTCCTGGCTGGTAGAGGAACTGGGGGCACGGGGAGGAGTTCCTGGCAGATGGGACTTGGTGGGAGTTGGGGGCGGcctgggctggagggggctgaGATGAGCCTGGCTTCAGGGGTTCCCAGCAGACAGGACTGGGGGgaagttgggggggtggggacctTAGCTGGCGGGGATGCgggggaggcagtgtggctgTGGTGGGGAACTGGAGCGAGgggggacccctgcccccccacccatggCCACCGTGAcatctctctcccccagccaagTGGACCGGCTGGCGGCCCTGTCCCGCCTACGGCAGAGCGGTGCCTTCATCACCACCAGcgaggggctgatcctgcaactggTCAGAGATGCTGCCGACCCCCGCTTCCGACAGGTACCCCCTTGCCCTGGGGCCgaatgggagccggcgccccctagaggggagaggccccaggccccgttccccaccccctgagccagccagtctctGCACTGGGGTTGGATGGGAGTTGGCGACCCCAGAGGCAAGGGCGGGATGTGGGGCCCGGGGCCTGTCCGTCAGTCTGGCGTCTCATGctctgttctgtccttccagaTCCAGAAGTTCATTAAGGACCCGGCCCCGGACAGCGGCCTCCTCTCCCTGTTCCCGGGACAGAGCCCCGTCTTCAGCTAACCCTGTTGGCCCCCAGACCCCGTGGCCAGCCCCCCAAGCacatgggagcagggcagggctggaatAAACCCTTCAATTCAGTGATCAgctggcactgtgtgtgtgtgtgtgtgtgtgtgtgtgtgtgagagaagggctgccccctgctggtgtcTGTGTGGGTGTCGacatgctgccccctgctggcatgTGTGTGTCTTTGCCTGTCTGCTGTCGATCGAcccttttgttcaatatcttcattaatgatctggaggatggtgtggattgcaccctcagcaagtttgctgatgacactaaactgggaggagaggtagatatgctggagggtagggccctagacaaattagaggattgggccaaaagaaatctgatgaggttcaacaaggacaagtgcagagtcctgcacttagcaagGAAGGggacagactagggaccgaacggctcggcagcagttttgcagaaaagcacctaggggttacagtggacaagaagctggatatgagtcaacaatgtgcccttgt
This window contains:
- the ISOC2 gene encoding isochorismatase domain-containing protein 2; the protein is MALARLGKVFPKTSILFLCDMQEKFRPNIAHFPQIVAVAARMLQVARLLEIPVVVTEQYPQGLGPTVPELGAEGLKKFPKTCFSMLVPEVEQELGALPHLRSVLLCGIETQACIMSTALDALERGLDVHVVADACSSRSQVDRLAALSRLRQSGAFITTSEGLILQLVRDAADPRFRQIQKFIKDPAPDSGLLSLFPGQSPVFS